In Pseudoroseomonas cervicalis, the DNA window CTCCGGGTCCTACCACCGGGCCCTTCCGCCCGGTCTGGATCCCCAAGCTGCCCGATCTGACGCTCTGCCTGAGCGGATATCCCATCCGCATCCGGCTGCATGTCGGCCGTGCGCATCCCTACACGCTGGAATTCGATGGCCAGGCCGAGCGCGAATACAATTCGCTGGCGCTGGCCAAGCGCGACGCGCTCTGCGCCGCCGCCGCCTGGGACCTGCTGACCGGCGCGGCGCTGATCGACTGACCGCGCCCCGTGGCGCCAGGGCGCCATCCCGTCCCTGCCCTGCCCCGTTCCGGACATGACAAAACGCACCGAAGCACCGGCGTTTCCGCCTGGCTTGATGCGTTGTTCAAGAATTTCTTGAAGAGGGGGAAGTGGTGGGCGCACTAGGGCTCGAACCTAGGACCCGCTGATTAAGAGTCAGCTGCTCTACCAACTGAGCTATGCGCCCCACCGGGAAGAAGCGGTGGTTACCGTCGCTTCCGTGAGGGGGGCTTTTACCGGCTCCGGCGGGGATTGCAACCCCCTTTAATCACGGGTGGCACTAAATTCTGCATTTCTGTGCACCCAGACCGAGAGCAGCAGGCCGAAGCCCAGCATGGTGGTCAGCATGGCCGAGCCACCATGGCTGATCAGCGGCAGCGGCACGCCGCCCACCGGGATGCTGCCGGTGACCATGGCGATGTTGACGAAGACATACAGGAAGAAATTCACCCCGAGGCCGATCGCCACCAGCCGGCCGAACTGGTGCCGGCAGCGCAGCGCCACCAGGAGCGCGAAGCAGACCACCAGCGCCAGCAGCGCCAGCACCACCAGCGCGCCGACCAGGCCGAACTCCTCCGAGATCATGGTGAAGATGAAGTCGGTCTGCTTCTCCGGCAGGAAGTTCAGATGGCCCTGGGTGCCCTGCAGGAAGCCTTTGCCCCACAGCCCGCCCGAGCCGAGGGCGATCTTCGACTGGATGATGTTGTAGCCCGCCCCCAGCGGGTCGCTCTCCGGGTCCAGGAAGGTCTGGATGCGGGCGCGCTGGTAGTCATGCAGCTTCTCATAGGCGATCGGCGCGATGCCGGCGGCGGCGCCGATCAGGATGGCGAATTTCCACCAGCGCACCCCGGCGGCCCAGAACACCGCGCCGCCCACCATCAGGGTGATCAGCCCGGTGCCCAGATTGGGCTGCTTCAGGATCAGCCCGACCGGCACCAGGGTGGCCAGGATGGGCGGGATCAGGAAGAGCGGGTTGCCGACCCGCTCCCAGCTCGCCCGGTGGAACCAGTGGGCGAGCGCCAGCACCAGCATGATCTTCATCAGCTCGGAGGGCTGCAGCTGGATCGGGCCGATCTCGATCCAGCGCTGCGCCCCCTTGCCCACCTGGCCATGCAGCGCCACCAGCACCAGCAGCCCGAGCCCGATCAGCCAGCCCAGCCAGGACAGCTTGGCGATCACCCGCACATCGACCATGGCGATGGAGAGCATCATCACCACGCAGAAGCCGAAGCGCAGCGCGTGGCGGCTGGCATAGGGCTCCGGCGCGCCGCCGCCAGCCGAATACAGGGCGATATAGCCCGCCGCCGCGACGGCGCAGAGCAGCAGCACGAAGCTCCAGGGGATCAGCCACAGCTTCTCCAGCACGCCGGCGCCGCGGTCGCGGGTCAGCAGGCGGCGCTCGAACACCATCATGGGCGGCATTTCCGGGACAGGCGGGGAAGAAGGGGCATGGCGCGCCGGCTCAGCGCCGCGGCGGCGGCTCGGCCGGGCGGGCGGGGGTGGTCGCGTCCCGCGCCTCGGCCAGCTGGGCGGCGCGGCCCGGCGCCTCGGTGGTGCGGGCGGGCGGGGCGGCGGGCGGCGGCGCGGCGGGCGGGCTGGCCTGCGGGCGCAGCCGGTTCATCACCTCGACCATGATGTCGCGCGCCAGGGGTGCTGCGGCGCCGGAGCCGCTGGTGCCGTGCTCCACCACCACCGAGATGGCGTATTGCGGGTTGTCATAGGGGGCGAAGGCCACGAACAGCGCGTGCGGCCGCCATTCGCGCGGCAGGCTCTCCACCCGGAAGCCGCGCTCGCGCTGCTCGCGCGAGACGCGCCGCACCTGGGTGGTGCCGGTCTTGCCGGCCATGGCGCCGAGATTGCCGGGCAGCCGCGCGACCCGCGCCGTGCCCCCCTCCTCATTCACCACCGCCCACATGGATTCGCGGATCAGCCGCAGGTCGCGCTCCGGCAGGCCGAGGCTCGGCCAGTCCTCCGGCTTCACGCCGCGCACCGGGCGGCCGCCCACCGCATGGGTCAGATGCGGCTGCACGGCGCGGCCGGTCGCCAGCCGCGCCGTCATGGTGGCCAGCGACAGCGGCGTTAACTGATAAAAACCCTGGCCGATGCCATGCACCACCGTGTCGCCCAGGTTCCAGGGCTTGCCCTGGCTGGTGCGCCATTCGCGGGTCGGCACGAAGCCGGCCTTGGTGCCCGGCAGCTCGATATCGAGATCGACGCCGAGGCCGAGGCGCTTGGCCATCGCCGCGATGCGGTCGATGCCCATGCGCTTGGCGACCTCGTAGAAATAGACGTCGCAGGAATTCTTCAGCGCGCCGCGCAGGTCCAGATTGCCGTGGCCATAGCGGTTCCAGCAATGGAAGCGGCTGTCGCCCAGATCGTAATGGCCGGGGCAGAAGATGCGGTCGCCGGGGCCCACCACCTTGGCCTCCAGCGCCGCCAGCCCGACCACCATCTTGAAGGTGGAGCCGGGCGCGTAGAGCCCGTTGGTGGTCTTGTTGATCAGCGGGGTGGAGCGGCTGCGGGTCCATTCCCGCCACTGCGCCGCCGAGATGCCGGAGCTGAACAGATTGGGGTCGAAGCTGGGCTGGCTGGCCATGGCCAGCACCTCGCCATTGCGGGCATCCAGCACGACGACGCTGGTGCCCTCCTCGATGCGGCCGCGCACCGCCTTCTGCAGCTCGGCATCGATCGAGATCTGCACATCCTGGCCGCGCACGCCCTCGCGCCGGTCCAGCTCGCGGATGACGCGGCCGACCGCGTTGACCTCCATCTGCACCGTGCCGGCGCGGCCGCGCAGCAGCCGGTCATGGTGCCGCTCGATGCCGGAGCGGCCGACGCGGATGCCGGGCAGCGCCAGCAGCGGGTCGCCATCGATGTCGCTCTCGGCGGGGGGGGCGACATAGCCCACCACATGCGCCAGATGCTCGGTATAGGGGTAGAAGCGGGTGGTGCCGACATCGACGCTGATGCCCGGCAGGTCGGGCGCGTTGACCTCGATCTTCGCCATCTCCTCCCAGGAGAGGAATTCGCGCACCACCACGGGGACGAAGCGGCGGCGGCGGCGCACCTCGCGCTCGATGCGGGCGCGCTCGGCCTCGGAGAGCGGCAGCAGGCGCGACAGGGTCTCCAGCGTGGCGCCGACATCCTGGGTCTGCTCGGCGGTCAGCAGCACGCGCCAGTTGAGGTCGTTGGCGGCGATGACGCGGCTCTCGCGGTCGGTCACCCGGCCGCGCGGCGGCGCGATCAGGCGGGTGGAGACGCGGTTCTCCTCCGCCATGGTGGCGTAGCGCTCGCCCTCCTCCACCGTCAGCTTGCGCAGCCGGTAGCCGAGGAAGCCGAACAGGCCGAGCTGCCCGGCCCCCAGCAGCAGGGCCCGGCGGGTGAACACGCCGCGGCGGCGCTCCTCCTCCCGCTTGCTCATCGAAGCCCCGTCCCCCGTCTGTCCCGATCCCGGCCGGGGATTTTTCCCGGCCACCCCGCCTGCGCCACGCCCCGGCCCGCCGGCCGCCGCTTCAGCCGATCCCCTCCGCCCGCCACATGGCCCGGTGCAGCCGGGTCAGCAGCGCGGCGATGGCCGGGTAGAAACCGGCGCTGAGGGCGAATTGCACCAGCGCCGGCGCCGCCGGCGGCAGCCGCAGATTCAGCACCGCCTGCAGCGCGAAGCCCAGGGCGGCCGTGCCGGCGGCGAAGCCGGTGAAGACCAGCCATACCACCAGGAAGGATTGCCGCGCCAGGAAACGCCGGATGCGCAGCGCCAGGCCATGCACCAGCAGCAGCGTCAGGATACCGATGCCGAGCGGCGCAAAGCCCAGCAGATCCTGCAACAGCCCCATGCCGAAGCAGAGGGGCGGCGACATCGCCGCCGGGCGGAACACCGACCAGAAGAAGACGCAGCCCAGCGCCACCGCCGGCAGCGCCGAGGGCAGGCCCACCGGTGTCGAGGTCAGCACCATCAGCAGCGCCGTGCTGACCGCCGGGAAGGCCGCGCGGGCCAGGCCGTCCAGCCGGCGCAGCAGCCCCGCCGCCGGTTGCGGCCGCCCCCTCGCCATCCCTGC includes these proteins:
- the rodA gene encoding rod shape-determining protein RodA; this encodes MVFERRLLTRDRGAGVLEKLWLIPWSFVLLLCAVAAAGYIALYSAGGGAPEPYASRHALRFGFCVVMMLSIAMVDVRVIAKLSWLGWLIGLGLLVLVALHGQVGKGAQRWIEIGPIQLQPSELMKIMLVLALAHWFHRASWERVGNPLFLIPPILATLVPVGLILKQPNLGTGLITLMVGGAVFWAAGVRWWKFAILIGAAAGIAPIAYEKLHDYQRARIQTFLDPESDPLGAGYNIIQSKIALGSGGLWGKGFLQGTQGHLNFLPEKQTDFIFTMISEEFGLVGALVVLALLALVVCFALLVALRCRHQFGRLVAIGLGVNFFLYVFVNIAMVTGSIPVGGVPLPLISHGGSAMLTTMLGFGLLLSVWVHRNAEFSATRD
- the mrdA gene encoding penicillin-binding protein 2; the protein is MSKREEERRRGVFTRRALLLGAGQLGLFGFLGYRLRKLTVEEGERYATMAEENRVSTRLIAPPRGRVTDRESRVIAANDLNWRVLLTAEQTQDVGATLETLSRLLPLSEAERARIEREVRRRRRFVPVVVREFLSWEEMAKIEVNAPDLPGISVDVGTTRFYPYTEHLAHVVGYVAPPAESDIDGDPLLALPGIRVGRSGIERHHDRLLRGRAGTVQMEVNAVGRVIRELDRREGVRGQDVQISIDAELQKAVRGRIEEGTSVVVLDARNGEVLAMASQPSFDPNLFSSGISAAQWREWTRSRSTPLINKTTNGLYAPGSTFKMVVGLAALEAKVVGPGDRIFCPGHYDLGDSRFHCWNRYGHGNLDLRGALKNSCDVYFYEVAKRMGIDRIAAMAKRLGLGVDLDIELPGTKAGFVPTREWRTSQGKPWNLGDTVVHGIGQGFYQLTPLSLATMTARLATGRAVQPHLTHAVGGRPVRGVKPEDWPSLGLPERDLRLIRESMWAVVNEEGGTARVARLPGNLGAMAGKTGTTQVRRVSREQRERGFRVESLPREWRPHALFVAFAPYDNPQYAISVVVEHGTSGSGAAAPLARDIMVEVMNRLRPQASPPAAPPPAAPPARTTEAPGRAAQLAEARDATTPARPAEPPPRR
- the mreD gene encoding rod shape-determining protein MreD; amino-acid sequence: MARGRPQPAAGLLRRLDGLARAAFPAVSTALLMVLTSTPVGLPSALPAVALGCVFFWSVFRPAAMSPPLCFGMGLLQDLLGFAPLGIGILTLLLVHGLALRIRRFLARQSFLVVWLVFTGFAAGTAALGFALQAVLNLRLPPAAPALVQFALSAGFYPAIAALLTRLHRAMWRAEGIG